The DNA segment TTCAATCCAAAACTCACCAACTCCACCCCCAGCTTTTCGGTGGCCTGCTGGATGTTCCGGACGGCTTCGGGCGCTGTGAACGGATTCTGGTAATTTACCGCCAGGGCGTTGAGTCCATAATCGCGGACCATCTTAAGCAGGGCAAAGGTGCTGTCGCGGCCGCCGCTCAATGGCACCAGGCACTGGTACTTTCCGCCCCGGCGGCGCTGGCGGTCAAGGATCTTAAGCAGGGCCTCCTCGCCGTTAAGCTTGGTCTTCTTGTATGTCCGGCAGTAGTTGCAGACCCCGGAATCATCGAAACTGATGCCCGGCGCGCTCTCCGGCAAAAGACACTGTACGCAGTTATTCAAATTTTGCAATTTAAATCATGCAATTTAAATTATGAAGTTACTTTCTCCCCCGCTTGCCCTTCTCCTTCTCCTCTTCCTTGGCCGGCTCCCGGGCTTCCCTGGGTCCTTCGGACTTGCCGGCCTGGGCTATCCCCAGTTTGGCCTTGACCTCCTTGTCCAGGTCGGCCAGCAGGTCGGCATTGGTCTTCAGCATCTCGCGCACGTTCTCCCGGCCCTGTCCCAGCCGCTCGCCCTTGAAGGAGAACCAGGTGCCGCTCTTCTCGATGATGTTGTT comes from the bacterium genome and includes:
- a CDS encoding ATPase → MNNCVQCLLPESAPGISFDDSGVCNYCRTYKKTKLNGEEALLKILDRQRRRGGKYQCLVPLSGGRDSTFALLKMVRDYGLNALAVNYQNPFTAPEAVRNIQQATEKLGVELVSFGL